The genomic segment GCGTGTCAGCAGGTACATGCTAGAGATGCGTGTCAGCAGGTACATGCTAGAGATGCGTGTCAGCAGGTACATGCTAGAGATGCGTGTCAGCAGGTACATGCTAGAGATGCGTGTCAGCAGGTACATGCTAGAGATGCGTGTCAGCAGGTACATGCTAGAGATGTATCTCAAAACGTAAATATTAGAAATATGTCAGCAAGTGAATATTAGAGATGTGTCAGCAGGTAAGTATTAGAAATATATGTGAACAAGTAAATATGagaaatatatttctaaaataaatcttaTAATAAATCTAAAGAACGAGCTGAAATCAAGAGGAGACAGTAAAATATATTAAgaaggcaaaaacaaaatgaaaccatAAAAGAGAAGCTGAGTGACTCTGAGGATTTATACAAACCTGATCACCTGGACAGATTCAGAAACGATTCAAGCATCAGTCATTAATCAATAAACTGTCGACTATTAATCAGCTATTTTAATCAGTTCATCAATCTGAGTCTAAATTCTGTAATCAAAGCTTCTgaagtgtgaatattttctggtttcttttagAAAAACTGGTCCACATGTTTCACCTGTTCTGACATATTTTATTGATCCCGCAGCTGATCGATTGATCGGCAGTGAAAGTAATCCATCATCCGAGTTGTGCTCAGAAGGAGTTTTGGCGTCTCACTGATAATCAATAATTACGTGTCTCGTTGATCTCAGGCTCAGGAGGTTCATGAGAAGCTCAGGGAATGGCTGAAGACCAACGTGTCCGAGAGCGTCGCCAACTCTGTGAGGATCATCTACGGAGGTCAGTTCATCCATCAGTTAGTTAATCAATCCATCAATTAACTGATCCGCCCATTAATCAATGAATCCCTCCATCCTGTCCTCATCAGGTTCCGTGACCGGTGCTACCTGTAAAGAACTCGCGTCCCAGAAGGACGTTGACGGTTTCCTGGTGGGCGGAGCCTCCCTGAAGCCAGAGTTTATCGAGATCATCAACGCCAAGATGTAAGGAGGCAGAGCTGCCACgggagccaatcagaggccagACCATCATCACTCAGCCCCTTAGCCCCTCCCATTTTGCCAGAGTCTGTGtgttgttctttattttctgtatgtTGTCACGAATAAAGGACAGACGGACACATGCGCTGATCACCCGAGAATGCTCACCTGTTTGGTTCCACCTGAGAACCGTCAGCTGTTCGGTTCCACCTGAGAACCGGGACCCGTTTGGTTCCACCTGTCCGTTCTCCTGCAGGTGGACTCGGACTTTACTTGAACACTTTCCCAGTTTTTCGTGTGAATCTGTCGCGGTTTTGTTCTCCTTGTGGTCTTGATGTTCTGTAGATGCATGATCCGCTCGCTGTCGGCTGATTGGCCGAGAGCGGAGCGTCACTTCCTGTTCATCGCTGTGTGTCATGGCCGACAGTGGTGGGAAGAAGCTGTAAAGGAACCATGATGATAATAAACGGTATTAGAGACGGACTcgctgtttgtttgtcttcatgTTTGTCAAATGCGTGAAATTCAATTCAGGATTttagtttggtttgttttcactCAATTGTTCTCTAACATCTGCAGCTCCAcaatatttattatcattagtgtatgtaatcattttagatatttttaggattttttttttaaattaaatttccatttttttcaaaatatttacaagaattttgttcccaaatttgggggatttcttgaataaaactttaaggaattattggattttttttctgaaggttttgcaaattctcagaaatttgaagattttttttttgtgtgctgaatttttagattttttattttttttcagatgaggaaataatatttttttggtgcctgaaaatgacaacaggagggttaatacagtCAGAAGAAATAATCAGAGGGCCTCCAATAAAACTTCTCCATCTATAAAcgtttctgctgcttctctccGATAATTctgctctttgtgttttccttcagtCTGCACCTTTATCTTCGGTAAACTCTGACTTTTAACCAAATATTTGCTCGTCTGAGCGTCTTTGTGTGCTCCACATTCTGAGCGGTGAACCTTCCACAGCTGAAAACAATCTGATTTACCTGAAAACTCACATCAGCACGTTTCAGTTTAGACCTGAGCTCCTTCTGGTTCAGATTTCTGAcagtaaatcaataaaatgtccTCAAACCTGGTTAATAATCAGGAAAGTTTCTGTGTTTTAGGTTTGTGAGCTCTTTCTACTCTGAAGTGATCATCAGGTTTCTTCTGTTCAGACATGCTTTACTCACCTGCCTTTAACTGTAAAACATCTTATACGAGTAGAAATATCATTTTTGGATCTTATTCTACATTTAAACCTCTTTGGTCTGGTTATAGCAGCAGATCTTCAGATTTGAgccccagttttcctgtcagctgtttttctgcatttctttctttagtACAGATTTCTCCCACGGGAGGAAATAAAATAACTTGACCTTTCCcactgaaacaaaaataaaatcatgaagTGGTTTCCTAACATCAAGTCAAagtttctctgcagctccacaatGCTCCATTTAGaatactattactactactaccactactactaatgctaatactactactaccaaTACTActattacaaataataatattactaccactactactaatatttctactaataataatactacTACTTACTACTTATAATAATTATCACAATTCGGTTTATCTGGTGTGATACATTCTACTAAAGAATTGCATCTCCTCTGCTCCTGATCATCATTTTCCATAAATAAGCTTCGCTTAATCTGAATTTAGTCCGGGATGAGTAATTTTGACCCTCGCTGCTTCCCGTCTTCCCTTCTTGCTCTCCTCCGGGCCGGCAGAGGGCGGTCGAGCCTCGTGTTGAGTCTCGTGTGTCCGTGTTTACAAGTGGAGCGTGACGTGCTGGATCGAACAGAACCGCGGCTTTCAGAGAACCATGTCCCGGCTAGAGAGTCTGAAGATGTTCCTGCAGGACAGACTGACGGCGGCCGCAGAGGAGATCCTGGCGGCGGTGGAGGGTCTGCTGGCCGAGTACCGGGACGAGCTGGTCCGGGCCAAGGAGCTGGAGATCGGCCGGCtcaggctgcagctgctgcggGCAGGTCGGTGCGGTGACCCCCGTCTGCTTCATCTAGTCCCATTGTAATGCACTAACCTGGTTCTGATTGTTGTTGTGTTCGCTTTAGAACCCGGACCGGACCGGTGCGTCGGAGCCCAGGTTCTGCAGGacctccagcagctgcagcctcctGCTCCGGCTGCTGCCCCAGAGGAGGCGCCCTGTGAGGGGCAGGAGGACGGAGACAGCGGCATGGAGCTTCCGGAGGCCTCCGAGGTGAagaaggagcagcagaggagcagagagttCTGGATGAACCCGGACTCCGAGCAGCTCCAGGTTCTGGACTCGGACATGAAGAGCTTCATGTGTCCAGGGTCCAGCCTGAAGAACCTGCAGGAGGCCGCGGACCTCCAGCACCTCCAGAGCTTCCAGCAGAACCACAGCGGGGACGAGTCCAGAGACAAAGCCTACACCTGCTCCGTGTGCGAGAAACGCTTCAGTAACTGTTCTCACCTGGCGGCTCACATCCGGACTCACACAGGTGAGCGTCCGTACAGGTGCGACATCTGCAGGAAGAGCTTCATCACCACCAGCGCCCTGAACCGACACCAGACCATCCACACGGAGGGGAAGCACTTCGCCTGCAGCTGCTGTGGGAAGACCTTCAAGTGGATGGAGAGTCTGGGGAGACACATGAGGAGCGTGCACAAGAAGGACGCCGTGCACGAGTGAGTCCTGAGGTCACGTGTTGgagaaacaaagtaaaaacaggAATAAGAGACAAACTGctgtaaagaaacacaacaagagTGAACAGAATGTAACTTttcttgttgtcttttgttattgttttgttatgttGGTTAATGTGTCTGGACCTTAAACTGGAAGAACCTTTTATAAACCAGTGATGGTCAATTTATCTTCTCTGAATAAAGTCTGAATTCTGATAACTGCTCTGCTTCATGGTTTCTGCTTTGTGCTgcaggaaaagaggaaaaaactaTTATGTTAACAAAACTAGTGTAAAAATGGGTTGAAACTGGTGAAATAAAAGTGGAATAAAATTGGTGTTAAAGTGAGTTAAAACTGGAATAAAACCGgtagaaaacttttttttttaaagggaatGAAACTGGTAGTCGAAAACTTAaattaaactggtttaaaacgAAAGTACATCTGGcaaaaaacaggaataaaaactGGTGTAATACTGGGAGAAAACTGGAATAAAACTAGcgtaaaactgaataaaactggtagaaaagtacaataaaaatgGTGTAGAAATGGAATAAACTTGGTGTTAAAGTGGGTGAAAACTTAACTGGAATAAAACGGTTCgaaaactggactaaaactaGTGTAAAACTGGAATAAATCTGGTGTAAAATGGGAGTTAAGACTGATGTAAAACTGGGAATAAAACTGGTGGAAACCTGATGTAGGACTTGGTTgtaactgattttaaaaatgatataaaactgaTCAGAAATTGGAATAAAACTGGAATAAAGTTGATGTTGAAGTGggttaaaactgtcagaaaaactggaataaatggatgtaaaactaGTAAAAGAAATTGAATAAATCTTGCATAAAACTGGAATTAAACAGGTAGAAAACTGATACAAAACTTGAATAAttcataattattttattatgttggTCAATGTGTCTGGATCTCAAACTGTAAGAACCTTTTGTAAACCATTGATGGTGCATTTATGACCTCTGAATAAAGTCTGAATTCTGATAACTGCTCTGCTTTATGGTTTCTGCTTTGTGCTgcaagaaaagaggaaaagctccagcaggtggcgctgacAGTCTCATGGTTCACTCCACATGTTGGGCCAGTGAAGGGGGAATAATCTGATCTTTACCTGCAGACTTTTTaaatctcaaatcatcaggaaTCTGATCCACATCTgtgatttttaccatttttattaTAACCTACAAATATTGACTGTTAAATTGTGAAGTCATACTGAAGTACAGTACTTATTTAGTTAATGTTCAGCTCATATAATCAGAGgagcatgttgttttttttattttttcctcttcctgaTAAGTCCTTGTGATTCACTGAGTGTTGATTTGTGGTTTGGTTCCTTTAATCCGCATAAACTGGAGTCACATGTTGGAGCAGAAACATCAGATGGTAACTTCCGTACTTCTGTCATTTATAACATTAATTCATATTATTTACAGCAGCCTGTTCACATCTGCAGCAGTTGGAAGCAGCAGCTGCACATAAAAACCTTTATTTTAGGTCCAAACATGAGAAGAGAAACTGATGCAGATGTAAAATCAGACAAACTGTCGTCATCGTCCTGGAAACTCGACCGAACGATGAAGATCTAAGAATAAACCAGATGTGAAGCCTGAAGGCTGCTGAAGGTTCTTTATGTTGACACACTTAATCAAGGTGACTTTGGTGATGCACAGCCTAGATACagctctatatatatatatatatatatatatatatatatataatgtcaTTATGAGGCCCTTCTTTTGCATCAGGTGATCTGCAGGCTTCTGCTTCTGTTGGAGGACTGAACTCAGTAAATATGAGGATCTTCAGCTGTTCTGTTCTCTGATCCGTGAGGTTCTGAAGGAAGTTCCTCAGCTGTAAATCTCCTCTCAGCTCCTCCTCtctggttcttctggtttcagTCGGAGGAATTCTGGCTCTGCAGGGCGGCTGCAGCTCACTGGACTCACTCCCCACCGACATGTGTCTCCTATTAGCCTCACtcaggggggaggaggaggagggggaagataggaggaggggaggtagaggaggagaaggaggtaAAACTAGTGTGAAACTGGAATGAAACTGGTAGAATATTGGTATAAAACTGGTGTAAAACTGGAAATCGGAATaactggaggaggaagaggaggagggactTCTCGAaggaagaggtagagaggagaGGATGGTTGGAGGAGGGTAAATCTAGTGTATAACTGGAATAAAACTGGAATATAATTGGTGTAAAAATGGATTAAAActggtaaaaacaaaacaagcaacactgttaaaaatgtaataaaactggTGTAAAACTGGAATAAAATTGGTAGAAAACTGGAATAAAATTGGAATAAAACTGGTGAAAAACTGGgctaaaatggtaaaaaaaatggGGGGAAATAGTAGAAAGTTGGAATagactggaaaaataaaataaaaaactggaatGAAATTggaataaaactgttaaaaaaaactgggttaatttttttttaaagaaagggaATAAAACTGTTGTAAAATTGGAATGAagctggaataaaaatggtgcaAAAGTGGGTTACAACTAgtcaaaaaatgatcaaaaattggaataaaaactatttaaaaataggaaaaatggttaaaaaatgtgtgggcctgggatctttctgcatggagtttgcatgttctccctgtgcatgtgtgggttttctccgggtactccggcttcctcccacagtccaaaaacatgctgaggttaattggttactctaaattgtccgtaggtgtgaatgtgagtgtgattgttcgtctgtatatgtagccctgtgacagactggtgacctgtccagggtgtcccctgccttcgcccgagtcagctgagatagactccagcaccccccatgaccctaatgaggataaagcggtgtatagaggatggagggttaaaaaatgtaacaaactggtttaaagaaatggaagaaaatgggAGTAAAACTGGTGTAAAACTGGAGActggaaaaaaactaaaagtggGTTAAAactggtaaataaaaaaacctagaataaaaatgtaaaactggaaTACAACTGGTGTAAAACTGGTGCAAAAGtgttaaaactgatttaaaaaaaacagaattgaaCTGGTAATAAAACTGGTgtaaaactgggaaaaaaaattggTGTAAAACTAGAATAAAATTGGATTAAAACTGGAATAAATCTGGTAGAAAACAAAGTCCGAATGTATTTGAGCAGGAAACACCGACAGAGTAGCAAAAGAAAGATTATAATTTATTTCCAGATTTTTTCACCTTCGTTTGCATCTTGTTTCACAagtcaaatcaaaaataaaaaccgACTGCCATaccatgaaaatgtaaaaaaataatacaaataatatgTGCTGTATATATAATTATATCATTATCAACAAACAGACGACATTAATCAGAAGAACAATACTATTGAttggaaacagaacagaacactAACTGCTGGTCTCATGCATATAGAACCCTCAGTACAAAGGAGGGCTCGGTACTAAAAAGAGAACCAAAGTTCCACCAGTTCAGAAGAAGCATCTAGAGCTACATGCAATGACAGAAAAGACTCATGTACACATTCCTTCAAGTATTTTACACAGACCGTACTTCAAATCTAAGGTACTGTACACGATACAAAACTGCAGCTCGTCGCCTCCTCCGGCTGCCGATCCTTCAGATCCGCTGTTCCACGAATTCCTCATCGTCAGCGTCAGTCTGAGTCTTTGTTCTTCGTAGTTTCAGTGCTTTAGTTTTCTGTGTTGACCTCCTGGTTCTGCCCCCTCACAGGGTTTTATCGCTCTCCTTCTTCAGGTGACTGGAACCAAAGCAGATGTTAAGAACACGGTTATTACATTCATGTTGTGTTTATTGGAAGGAAGCAGCTTCGGTTCGTCCTCTGACCTCCTGATACTAATGTTCTCTTGTTTAAATCAGAATAAAGGCAGCAGATCCAGCAGCTGTAGAACTGTTCAGAAGTAGAACCTTGTTCAGGAGAAGCTAAAGAACAAACCTGAAGTCTGGACAGAATCTCAGCTTTGATTCACTTTCACGCTCAGAACAAACTTCAAAGCCTGAAGCGACACCGTGACTAGAGCTTCATCTACTAAAATAACATCAGTGAGACGTTCGAAGGCACGACAGAACGTAGGAACACGTAGATTTCTGGTGCTACACAGCTTCATTCACGCCATTCTGTACTTTTTATCTGCCTTAACGTAACGATGAAGAATATTCA from the Acanthochromis polyacanthus isolate Apoly-LR-REF ecotype Palm Island chromosome 12, KAUST_Apoly_ChrSc, whole genome shotgun sequence genome contains:
- the LOC110966232 gene encoding zinc finger and SCAN domain-containing protein 2-like, which encodes MSRLESLKMFLQDRLTAAAEEILAAVEGLLAEYRDELVRAKELEIGRLRLQLLRAEPGPDRCVGAQVLQDLQQLQPPAPAAAPEEAPCEGQEDGDSGMELPEASEVKKEQQRSREFWMNPDSEQLQVLDSDMKSFMCPGSSLKNLQEAADLQHLQSFQQNHSGDESRDKAYTCSVCEKRFSNCSHLAAHIRTHTGERPYRCDICRKSFITTSALNRHQTIHTEGKHFACSCCGKTFKWMESLGRHMRSVHKKDAVHE